A genomic stretch from Flavobacterium humidisoli includes:
- a CDS encoding phenylacetate--CoA ligase family protein has protein sequence MIPAIEKDSLEEIKIFQEKKLAELLAYISENSPFYKRLFAGQNIDISKVKTLEDLQHLPVTTKEDLQQYNDDFLCVPQHKIIDYASTSGTLGDPVTFGLTDSDLDRLAYNEAISFACAGIAEGDVVQLMTTIDRKFMAGLAYFLGLRKLKVGVIRVGAGIPEMQWDSILKYNPSYLITVPSFLLKLIEYAEAHGIDYNNSSIKGAICIGESLREQDFSMNILSKKITDKWNIKLFSTYASTEMSTAFTECEHGKGGHHHPELIIVEVLDENNQPVKNGETGELTFTTLGIEAMPLLRFKTGDMVQFHDEPCACGRNTLRVGPVVGRKKQMIKYKGTTLYPPAMNDVLSSFDNIENHLIEISTNDLGTDEILIKIAAKNQTPEFLQEIKDHFRAKLRVTPKIEFASKEVLNPLVFNPMSRKPIRFFDYR, from the coding sequence ATGATTCCAGCAATAGAAAAAGATTCTTTAGAAGAGATTAAAATTTTTCAAGAAAAAAAATTAGCCGAACTTTTAGCTTACATCAGTGAGAATTCTCCTTTTTATAAAAGACTTTTTGCAGGACAAAATATTGATATTTCGAAAGTAAAAACACTGGAAGATTTACAGCATTTACCTGTTACAACCAAAGAAGATTTACAGCAATATAACGATGATTTTTTGTGCGTTCCGCAACATAAAATTATAGATTACGCTTCGACTTCGGGAACTTTAGGCGATCCCGTTACTTTCGGTTTAACTGATTCAGATTTGGATCGTTTAGCTTATAATGAAGCGATCTCATTTGCTTGCGCCGGAATTGCAGAAGGAGATGTTGTACAATTGATGACCACAATTGACCGAAAATTTATGGCAGGTCTTGCCTATTTTCTAGGACTTAGAAAACTGAAAGTCGGCGTAATTCGTGTTGGTGCTGGAATTCCAGAAATGCAGTGGGATTCTATTTTAAAATACAATCCGTCTTATTTAATTACGGTTCCTTCCTTCCTTTTGAAATTAATTGAATACGCTGAAGCCCACGGAATCGATTATAATAACTCGAGCATAAAAGGCGCAATTTGCATTGGAGAGTCTTTGAGAGAACAAGATTTTTCAATGAATATTCTATCCAAAAAAATCACCGATAAATGGAATATTAAGTTGTTTTCGACTTATGCTTCTACCGAAATGAGCACCGCTTTTACAGAATGTGAACACGGAAAGGGCGGACATCATCACCCAGAATTAATCATTGTAGAAGTTTTGGACGAAAATAATCAGCCAGTAAAAAACGGGGAAACGGGCGAGTTAACATTTACTACTTTAGGAATTGAAGCGATGCCTCTTCTGCGTTTTAAAACTGGAGATATGGTTCAGTTTCATGATGAGCCTTGCGCTTGCGGAAGAAACACCTTACGTGTTGGTCCAGTTGTTGGCCGTAAAAAACAAATGATTAAATATAAAGGCACAACTCTTTATCCGCCGGCAATGAACGATGTTTTGAGCAGCTTTGATAATATTGAAAATCATTTGATTGAAATTTCAACTAACGATTTAGGCACAGACGAAATCCTGATTAAAATTGCTGCCAAAAATCAAACTCCCGAATTTCTTCAGGAAATAAAAGATCATTTTAGAGCCAAATTAAGGGTAACTCCAAAAATAGAATTTGCTTCAAAAGAAGTTTTGAATCCGTTGGTTTTTAATCCGATGAGCCGAAAACCAATTCGATTTTTTGATTATAGATAA